From Enterococcus mundtii, the proteins below share one genomic window:
- the pepA gene encoding glutamyl aminopeptidase, whose translation MDEKTFQRIKELTELQGTSGFEQDIRAYMEQHMEPLVDELQLDGLGGIFGLRHHQEADAPRVMVAAHMDEVGFMLTQIQDNGLFKVVPLGGWNPYVVSAQRFTLKTSTGKNYPCISSSVPPHLLRGTSGQKSVEVTDILFDAGFESKEEAMSFGVLPGDTIVPFAETIKTANGKNIISKSWDNRYGCTMVLEALEALEKETLGHTLIAGANVQEEVGLRGSKASVNKFKPDLFFAVDCSAADDTVTKKGTFGHLGEGTLMRIQDPGLIMLPRLREYLLDIAETNNIPYQYFVSKGGTDAGAAHTQNEGIPSTVIGVVGRYIHTHQTMFSIRDFEAAREMLIQTLKGLDKSTVNTIVYGK comes from the coding sequence ATGGATGAAAAAACATTTCAACGTATTAAAGAATTAACAGAATTACAAGGAACAAGCGGTTTTGAACAAGACATCCGCGCGTACATGGAACAACACATGGAGCCACTAGTTGATGAATTACAATTAGATGGATTAGGTGGGATCTTTGGATTGCGCCATCACCAAGAAGCGGATGCCCCTCGTGTCATGGTGGCAGCACACATGGACGAAGTTGGTTTTATGTTGACACAAATCCAAGATAACGGATTGTTCAAAGTGGTTCCGCTAGGCGGTTGGAATCCTTATGTAGTATCGGCTCAACGCTTTACATTGAAGACATCAACAGGGAAAAATTACCCATGTATTTCTTCTTCTGTTCCACCACATTTATTACGTGGTACAAGCGGTCAAAAGTCAGTCGAAGTAACAGATATTTTATTTGATGCTGGTTTTGAATCAAAAGAAGAAGCAATGAGTTTTGGTGTCCTACCAGGAGATACGATCGTACCTTTTGCAGAAACGATCAAAACAGCAAACGGCAAAAATATCATCAGTAAATCATGGGACAACCGTTACGGTTGTACGATGGTCTTGGAAGCATTAGAAGCCCTAGAAAAAGAAACATTAGGTCATACGCTGATCGCCGGCGCCAATGTCCAAGAAGAAGTTGGTTTACGTGGATCAAAAGCTTCAGTGAACAAATTCAAACCTGATCTATTCTTTGCGGTAGACTGCTCTGCAGCAGATGATACAGTAACGAAAAAAGGCACATTTGGTCATCTAGGAGAAGGCACCTTGATGCGTATCCAAGATCCAGGATTGATCATGTTGCCGCGATTACGTGAATATTTATTAGATATTGCTGAAACAAACAATATTCCTTATCAATACTTTGTATCAAAAGGCGGTACCGACGCTGGTGCTGCTCATACACAAAATGAAGGAATCCCAAGTACCGTTATCGGTGTAGTTGGACGCTATATCCATACGCATCAAACGATGTTTAGTATCCGTGACTTTGAAGCAGCCAGAGAAATGTTGATCCAAACATTGAAGGGCTTAGATAAATCAACGGTGAATACGATCGTTTACGGAAAATAA
- a CDS encoding thioredoxin family protein, with translation MITPKSLEEVAGYVEKGNHIFFFTADWCGDCRFIKPQMPEIERHFSEWTFVEMDRDAYIDLAAEWNIFGIPSFIVIKDGKELGRLVNKDRKTKEEIEQFLTKTIQQ, from the coding sequence ATGATTACTCCTAAAAGTCTTGAAGAAGTAGCCGGTTATGTTGAAAAAGGCAATCATATCTTTTTCTTTACTGCCGATTGGTGTGGCGATTGTCGCTTCATCAAACCACAAATGCCAGAAATCGAACGTCATTTTTCAGAGTGGACATTTGTCGAAATGGATCGAGATGCGTACATCGATTTAGCAGCAGAATGGAATATTTTCGGTATTCCAAGTTTCATTGTCATCAAAGATGGGAAAGAATTAGGTCGTCTGGTCAATAAAGATCGTAAAACAAAAGAAGAAATCGAACAATTTTTAACAAAAACGATTCAGCAGTGA
- a CDS encoding universal stress protein, with protein sequence MEQAYKKILVGIDGSEQAFAAFKKAVEVARRNEGTVYVTNVIDQQFYQFMGYTPIDQSLIDQQTESAKQLIEECKNYGKSVDYQKIEGIVAYGSVRESMAVKLPKKYQIDLIMIGQSGLNAVERFMTGSVASYVIRQAPCDVLVVSEPREA encoded by the coding sequence ATGGAACAAGCATATAAGAAAATATTAGTTGGAATTGACGGAAGCGAGCAAGCGTTTGCTGCATTCAAAAAAGCTGTCGAGGTGGCTCGTAGAAATGAAGGCACAGTGTACGTGACGAATGTGATCGACCAACAATTTTATCAATTTATGGGGTATACGCCTATTGACCAATCCTTGATCGATCAACAGACTGAATCAGCAAAACAATTGATTGAAGAATGTAAAAATTACGGAAAATCCGTTGACTACCAAAAAATAGAAGGCATTGTGGCTTATGGTTCGGTCAGAGAATCTATGGCAGTAAAACTACCAAAGAAATATCAAATCGACTTGATCATGATCGGTCAATCAGGTTTGAATGCCGTTGAACGCTTTATGACTGGGAGTGTGGCAAGCTACGTGATTCGACAAGCTCCGTGTGATGTCCTAGTCGTTTCAGAACCAAGAGAAGCCTAG
- the ytpR gene encoding YtpR family tRNA-binding protein — protein MIFAYNRAHVGDTLMVIIADDKGTENTVSRKWNVAQIKDESGQIVAWNFFHISDHLTIEGNGQVTISEEQLAELNRLIKEAGFEETLEKDNQPKIVVGYVKTCEPHPDSDHLSVTETEVDGGEVLQIVCGAPNIEAGQKVVVAKPGAMMPDGMMIWPGELRGVKSDGMICSAKELHVPNAPEKKGILVLPEDAIVGEAFKN, from the coding sequence ATGATTTTTGCTTATAATCGCGCACATGTGGGCGACACATTAATGGTGATCATAGCCGACGATAAAGGCACGGAAAACACTGTTAGTCGTAAATGGAATGTTGCGCAAATCAAAGATGAATCTGGTCAAATCGTTGCATGGAACTTTTTCCATATCTCAGATCATCTAACAATTGAAGGCAATGGCCAAGTAACAATCTCAGAAGAACAACTAGCTGAATTGAACCGTTTGATCAAAGAAGCTGGCTTTGAAGAAACATTGGAAAAAGACAACCAACCGAAAATCGTTGTTGGTTACGTCAAAACTTGTGAACCTCATCCAGATTCTGATCATTTATCTGTAACTGAAACAGAAGTAGATGGTGGTGAAGTTTTACAAATCGTTTGTGGCGCACCGAATATTGAAGCAGGTCAAAAAGTAGTCGTTGCTAAACCTGGTGCAATGATGCCAGACGGTATGATGATTTGGCCTGGAGAATTAAGAGGGGTCAAAAGTGACGGAATGATTTGCTCTGCAAAGGAACTTCACGTACCTAACGCCCCAGAGAAAAAAGGCATCTTAGTTTTACCTGAAGATGCGATAGTTGGCGAAGCATTCAAAAACTAG
- a CDS encoding S1C family serine protease, producing the protein MDRRDVTPKMKKRKSNGIWRKLGLGVVGGVIGGLLTFGIFYAATGGGNSVTTSSSSGTQNASGETVVENVKVNVDSDITSAVDKVQGAVVSVINLQKQSSSSDPFGSLFGQQQESSGEDGELQAYSEGSGVIYKKEGDSAYIVTNNHVVDGQQGLEVLLKDGTKVKAELVGTDAYTDLAVLKISADKVDTVASFGDSASLKVGEPAIAIGSPLGSQYANSVTSGIVSSLNRQVTSTNESNETVNINAIQTDAAINPGNSGGPLVNIEGQVIGINSSKIASTSDSSSVSVEGMGFAIPSNDVVNIINQLEKDGKVTRPALGITMTDLSAVSTQQQEQILKLPSSVTNGVIIRSVQPATPAEKAGLEQYDVITKIDDTEVSSGVELQSVLYGKKVGDTVKITYYRGEEEKTVDIKLTIDNTALNQGNSNSSNGSNN; encoded by the coding sequence ATGGACAGAAGAGATGTGACACCAAAAATGAAAAAAAGAAAATCTAATGGCATTTGGCGAAAGCTAGGTCTTGGCGTAGTTGGTGGCGTGATTGGCGGATTACTGACTTTCGGTATTTTTTATGCAGCAACTGGAGGTGGTAACTCAGTAACGACTTCTTCTAGCAGTGGGACACAAAATGCATCAGGCGAAACAGTTGTCGAAAATGTAAAAGTCAATGTAGATTCAGATATCACTTCTGCAGTAGATAAAGTGCAAGGAGCAGTTGTTTCTGTTATCAACCTACAAAAACAAAGTTCATCATCTGACCCGTTTGGTTCATTATTTGGCCAACAACAAGAAAGTAGTGGCGAAGATGGCGAATTGCAAGCTTACAGTGAAGGTAGCGGTGTGATTTATAAAAAAGAGGGCGATTCCGCTTATATCGTGACGAATAATCACGTTGTCGATGGACAACAAGGACTAGAAGTTTTACTAAAAGATGGAACAAAAGTGAAAGCAGAATTAGTCGGTACAGATGCTTATACTGATTTAGCTGTTTTAAAAATCAGTGCTGACAAAGTCGATACTGTTGCTTCATTTGGCGACTCTGCTTCATTGAAAGTCGGCGAACCTGCGATTGCGATTGGTTCTCCTCTAGGTTCTCAATACGCAAACTCGGTGACATCAGGAATTGTTTCTTCCTTGAATCGTCAAGTGACAAGTACAAATGAATCTAATGAGACAGTGAATATCAATGCGATCCAAACAGATGCAGCGATCAACCCAGGGAACTCTGGTGGTCCACTAGTTAATATCGAAGGCCAAGTTATTGGTATCAATTCAAGTAAAATTGCATCGACTTCTGATTCTTCAAGTGTAAGTGTTGAAGGAATGGGCTTTGCGATTCCAAGTAATGATGTCGTAAATATCATCAATCAACTTGAAAAAGATGGAAAAGTAACACGCCCTGCACTGGGTATCACAATGACCGATCTTTCCGCCGTTTCTACACAACAACAGGAACAGATCTTGAAATTACCATCTTCTGTAACAAATGGCGTGATCATTCGTTCGGTTCAACCAGCAACGCCTGCGGAAAAAGCTGGCTTAGAACAATATGATGTCATCACAAAAATCGATGATACAGAAGTCTCATCTGGTGTTGAATTACAGTCTGTGCTTTATGGTAAAAAAGTTGGTGACACTGTGAAGATCACTTATTACCGTGGCGAAGAAGAAAAAACTGTAGATATCAAATTGACAATTGATAATACTGCATTAAATCAAGGAAATTCAAATAGTTCCAATGGCTCAAATAATTAA
- the rlmH gene encoding 23S rRNA (pseudouridine(1915)-N(3))-methyltransferase RlmH yields MNIKIISVGKLKEKYLIQGINEYVKRLKAYGKIELIEVPDEKAPENLSEAQMRQVKEKEGERILAKIKDHEFVYALAIQGENPTSEAFAKQIDQLGIQGKSQLVFVIGGSLGLSDDVMQRSNAQISFGKMTYPHQLMRLILVEQIYRAFRINTGAPYHK; encoded by the coding sequence ATGAATATAAAAATCATTTCAGTTGGAAAATTAAAAGAGAAATATTTGATCCAAGGAATCAATGAGTATGTCAAACGACTTAAAGCATATGGAAAAATCGAACTAATCGAAGTACCTGACGAAAAAGCACCAGAAAATCTTAGTGAAGCCCAAATGCGCCAAGTCAAAGAAAAAGAAGGCGAGCGTATACTCGCAAAAATCAAAGATCATGAATTTGTCTACGCTTTAGCGATCCAAGGCGAAAATCCTACCAGTGAAGCCTTTGCAAAGCAAATTGATCAATTAGGCATCCAAGGAAAAAGCCAGCTCGTCTTTGTCATCGGTGGCTCATTAGGATTAAGCGATGACGTCATGCAACGCAGCAATGCCCAAATCTCCTTCGGCAAAATGACCTACCCGCATCAACTGATGCGTCTAATCCTCGTTGAACAAATTTATCGCGCGTTTCGGATCAATACTGGGGCGCCTTATCATAAGTGA
- a CDS encoding 2-dehydropantoate 2-reductase, with protein sequence MKIAIAGAGAMGSRFGLMLHQSGNEVLLIDGWAEHVQQIKEHGLQANFNGKEVEAKLPIVLQSEVEKEDQVDLIILFTKAMQLEKMLQDIQSLIKKDTEVLCLLNGIGHEDIIEKFVPMENIYIGNTMWTAGLEGPGQVKLFGSGSVELQNLGDGKEAAAKKLADKLSESGLNAHFSDNIHYSIYRKACVNGTMNGLCTILDVNMAELGKTSTAHKMVATIVNEFAKVAAVEKIELDVPEVIAHCESCFDPETIGLHYPSMYQDLIKNHRLTEIDYINGAISRKGKKYGVATPYCDFLTELVHAKEDSLNVK encoded by the coding sequence ATGAAAATAGCAATTGCAGGCGCTGGCGCAATGGGAAGTCGCTTTGGGTTAATGCTTCACCAAAGTGGGAACGAAGTATTATTAATCGATGGCTGGGCAGAACATGTCCAACAAATCAAAGAACATGGATTACAAGCAAATTTTAATGGTAAAGAGGTAGAAGCAAAACTACCAATCGTTCTTCAATCCGAAGTAGAAAAAGAAGATCAAGTTGATCTGATTATTCTATTTACCAAAGCGATGCAGCTGGAAAAAATGCTGCAGGATATCCAATCATTAATCAAAAAAGATACAGAGGTCTTATGTCTATTAAATGGTATCGGGCATGAAGATATTATTGAGAAATTTGTACCAATGGAAAATATCTATATTGGAAATACCATGTGGACGGCAGGTCTTGAAGGTCCTGGTCAGGTCAAATTATTTGGAAGTGGTTCAGTAGAATTACAAAATTTAGGTGATGGAAAAGAAGCAGCTGCAAAAAAATTAGCAGACAAATTGTCTGAATCAGGATTAAATGCTCATTTTTCTGACAATATTCACTATTCTATTTATCGCAAAGCATGTGTGAACGGAACAATGAACGGATTATGCACAATCTTAGACGTTAATATGGCTGAGCTAGGAAAAACATCGACTGCTCATAAAATGGTGGCGACGATTGTCAATGAGTTTGCCAAAGTAGCAGCAGTAGAGAAGATTGAACTAGATGTCCCAGAAGTCATTGCACATTGTGAATCTTGTTTTGACCCGGAAACAATTGGGTTACATTATCCTTCAATGTATCAAGACTTGATTAAGAACCATCGATTAACAGAAATCGATTATATCAATGGCGCAATTTCTAGAAAAGGGAAGAAATATGGTGTTGCGACGCCTTATTGTGATTTCTTGACTGAGCTTGTCCATGCAAAAGAAGATAGTTTGAACGTAAAATAA
- a CDS encoding PTS sugar transporter subunit IIC yields METSQKISPKIFLNKVLAGTATGIIIGLIPNAVLGAILKYFSAYPFAVTIAQLAVIFQLATPLIIGGLIALQFGFDPMRMMVVAGASFVGSGVVKFTPDLGETGVYVGAGTGDIINTMLTASIAVGLILLIGNSFGSVSIVLTPIVVGVGAGLLGFYLFPFVTAITSAIGSLINNFTTLQPLLMSILIGCSFAFLIISPISTVAIGMAIQLDGVSAGAAAMGVAATTFVLVVNSWKVNKSGVTIAIALGAMKMMMPNLFRKPVILIPCLVSAVITAIPVALFSISGTPASAGFGVVGLVGPLASLDAGLNGFLVVLCWLVIPVFAALITQFLCEKVFKLYDREEVFKFLG; encoded by the coding sequence ATGGAAACTTCACAAAAAATATCACCGAAAATTTTTCTGAATAAAGTCCTCGCTGGTACAGCAACAGGAATCATTATTGGATTGATTCCTAATGCAGTATTAGGTGCCATTTTAAAATATTTTAGTGCGTATCCCTTTGCGGTAACGATCGCACAGTTAGCAGTTATTTTTCAATTAGCAACACCTTTGATCATTGGTGGTTTGATTGCCTTACAATTTGGATTTGATCCGATGAGAATGATGGTTGTAGCCGGAGCTTCTTTTGTTGGTTCTGGTGTAGTCAAATTCACACCTGATTTGGGTGAAACGGGTGTTTACGTTGGTGCTGGTACAGGCGATATTATTAATACGATGCTGACAGCATCGATTGCTGTCGGGCTGATTTTACTGATTGGAAATAGTTTTGGGTCAGTGTCGATTGTGTTAACACCGATTGTTGTAGGTGTAGGTGCAGGTTTACTTGGTTTTTATTTATTCCCTTTTGTAACAGCAATTACTTCTGCAATTGGATCATTGATTAATAACTTCACTACCTTACAACCGCTGTTAATGTCTATCTTGATTGGTTGTTCCTTTGCCTTTTTGATTATCTCTCCTATTTCAACAGTAGCAATCGGAATGGCAATCCAACTAGATGGTGTTTCTGCTGGTGCGGCTGCGATGGGCGTAGCTGCAACCACTTTTGTTTTAGTAGTGAACTCTTGGAAGGTTAATAAGTCAGGTGTGACAATTGCGATTGCTTTAGGCGCTATGAAGATGATGATGCCTAATCTATTTAGAAAACCTGTGATTCTTATTCCTTGTTTAGTTAGTGCAGTGATTACAGCTATTCCTGTCGCTCTATTTTCTATTTCAGGTACGCCTGCTTCTGCTGGTTTCGGCGTGGTCGGACTTGTTGGTCCGTTGGCTTCTTTAGATGCAGGGCTAAATGGCTTTCTTGTTGTTCTTTGTTGGTTAGTCATCCCTGTTTTTGCGGCACTAATTACTCAATTTTTATGCGAGAAAGTATTTAAACTGTATGATCGAGAAGAAGTCTTCAAATTTTTAGGCTAG
- a CDS encoding GlsB/YeaQ/YmgE family stress response membrane protein, translating into MHWLWVLIVGAIIGLIAGAITNKGGSMGWIANIVAGLVGSAIGQALLGSWGPQLAGMALIPSIIGAIIVVAVVSFCLGRSRG; encoded by the coding sequence ATGCATTGGTTATGGGTATTAATCGTAGGAGCTATTATCGGTTTGATTGCCGGAGCAATTACAAATAAAGGTGGATCAATGGGATGGATAGCTAACATCGTTGCAGGTTTAGTTGGTTCAGCAATTGGACAAGCATTATTAGGTAGCTGGGGTCCTCAATTAGCAGGAATGGCTTTGATTCCTTCTATCATTGGTGCGATCATCGTTGTTGCTGTAGTATCATTTTGCTTGGGACGTTCAAGAGGTTAA
- a CDS encoding organic hydroperoxide resistance protein has product MKKMYETAMINRGGRDGEVEAPNGSMHMKIDRPGIHSEGTNPEQLFAAGYASCFNGAVQHMLEENNLESDSEVKARVSLFQLEDGGYQIGVVLEVSLPGLEKDQAEKIAEEAHAFCPYSKATRGNIDVEVTIVE; this is encoded by the coding sequence ATGAAAAAAATGTACGAAACAGCAATGATCAATCGTGGAGGCCGTGATGGCGAGGTTGAGGCACCAAACGGAAGTATGCACATGAAGATCGACCGCCCAGGAATCCATAGTGAAGGGACAAATCCGGAACAACTTTTTGCGGCTGGATACGCATCTTGCTTCAACGGCGCGGTTCAACACATGCTGGAAGAAAATAATCTTGAGTCTGATTCTGAAGTCAAAGCACGGGTATCTTTATTTCAATTAGAAGATGGGGGCTACCAAATCGGGGTTGTTTTAGAAGTTTCTTTGCCAGGACTTGAGAAGGACCAAGCAGAGAAAATCGCAGAAGAAGCCCACGCATTTTGCCCATACTCTAAAGCAACAAGAGGCAATATTGATGTGGAAGTGACTATAGTAGAATAA
- a CDS encoding restriction endonuclease subunit S, with product MITVVHKERQEKSSSDVQLWVYLGSISTKIQYGYTDSAKKQGNVKFLRITDIQEGRVNWSSVPYCDISNSKLVDLRLEENDILIARTGGTMGKSFLVKEISEESVFASYLIRIRLVEKLLSEYVDCFLDSPLYWKLLEKISYGTGQPNVNGTNLSKLLIPLPPLEEQQRMTTKIEMIRRSIRRINFE from the coding sequence ATGATCACTGTTGTTCATAAAGAACGACAAGAAAAATCATCTAGCGATGTTCAACTATGGGTTTATTTAGGAAGTATTTCTACTAAGATTCAATATGGCTATACAGATTCGGCGAAAAAACAAGGCAATGTTAAGTTTTTAAGAATCACAGATATACAAGAGGGACGTGTAAATTGGTCCAGTGTGCCTTACTGTGATATTAGTAATTCTAAACTAGTTGATTTAAGATTGGAAGAAAATGACATTTTGATAGCAAGGACAGGAGGAACTATGGGAAAAAGTTTCTTGGTTAAGGAAATAAGTGAGGAATCTGTTTTTGCTTCTTACTTGATTCGAATTAGGTTAGTTGAGAAATTATTATCAGAATACGTAGACTGCTTCTTAGACTCGCCATTATATTGGAAGTTATTAGAAAAAATTTCTTACGGAACTGGGCAACCAAATGTAAATGGTACAAATTTATCTAAACTACTTATACCATTACCACCTTTAGAAGAACAACAACGCATGACTACTAAAATAGAAATGATAAGAAGATCTATTCGTAGAATCAATTTTGAGTAA